In Andrena cerasifolii isolate SP2316 chromosome 11, iyAndCera1_principal, whole genome shotgun sequence, the genomic stretch ATCGTCCTTCTACAACGTCCTGAACGTCGACAGAACGATAAGCGACGTCGAGGCACGCTTCCTCAAACGCGATCTCGACACGCTTCGAGACTCTCGTTTATTCTTGGCTCTAAAAACACGCCAGTGCGCGTGTGTGCATGCCACTTCTTCATCGGTTCTATTATTGGCTATTTTGTGGGAAGGTGTTGGGAAATTCTCTGTTTTCATACACTTGTGACGGAACGTCTCCTTTGTGATGCACCTGTTTCAACTGTTATTCTTCCTTTCTGTATTTTCCAAGAGAAAATTATAGGTATGCGTTGTTTAAACAATTCGTATCGCGGCTTCGCATTCCCCTGTCGTTTGTTGGCTCCTCAAACAACCCCGAAAAACAGGGGCAACTTCGCGTGGtaataactccggcaaaaatagtcgcgtcgatattttgaaaatatggttcgAAAGCGGGGAATCCCCACTTTcagctgttatttttttttcggattttagctgtattgcttttcggcaaagATATAAGGATGTAAAGGGTAGttggtcgatttttaaaaaaatttcttcaacttgcaaaaattccacggggagtatgaaattttttacgcaaattgcattcgcgccaatcgaaagcggctactttcctgtgtgAAATGAGAGTTATAAATTTGTTGGGCGATTTTTTTTGGctgagttattcaactttgaagcaaacaccgtttttttaatttagttcctCTTTAAGgtgcattttttactttttcgattCGGTGAAAATGTAGGTTCTACGATTTGCTTtccaaaatatgcttaaaaattgcacaaattctattttttcttcaactGTATCTCCGTGGGGGATAACCGGAATATTAATGtcttaagctcattttaaagcgaaGAGTTTGGCGATTCTTTTGAGTTCCACCGAAACCCCCttcgataattttttacctgtggCTTTTAAGTTTGTAATTACCGTTGAAGTTACCGTAAAAAtgagatattatataaaaatgagacCTAAAGATATGTATACTCATTCTGAGCATTTGTTAcgttaataattcatttaactgatTAGTAAAATGTGTACCAAACAGGTAattctttgcgaattttttctacaaaaacggttcgacaaattaatttgaggtttggcaggctgttttaatgtatcttgaactattgttctgaatttttgtgtgacagtaaaaaaaaacatggcggatacaaaaagagcgttgaaaaataatcgggtggtcctggcgttgacgaaaagtactgtaagggttatccgaaacacaaaaaagaaaagagattctcaatctatacgaatgtggctatcgatggtagtagatttattgtcgTATCtattaccgttccttttttatttaaagaagttttcccgatttttcgGCAAAACttgtttcagactcaaatcagaacgcttcgccttcttcaaaaggctgccattttaacatttttttatatttattaataaatttactaccatcgatagccacattcgtatatattaagaatctcttttcttttttgtgtttcgaataaaccttgcagtacttttcgtcaacgccaagaccacccgattatttttcaacgctctttttgtatccgccatgtttttttttcactgtcacacaaaaattcagaacaatagttcaagatacaataaaacagcctgccaaacctcaaattaatttgtcgaaccgtttttgtagaaaaaattcacaaagaattacctatttttggcccaacaaggcgcaaacctcCCTTAATGGAATAAAATGACAAGGAAAACCATAAGAAAACTAATTGAATGAATGCCAAGATTGATAAAAGCAGTCATCATGATGTGTGAGGGCTACATGGACGaaaagaaaatttgattttgttaAATACATATGATAATGATTCACTTACAATATTGAATATTTATATTCCACGTAGTGGGAGATATTTTCGTTAAAAACATTTAGTACTTTTGTAATGATTTATCGGGTTTAATACATTTTCGATCAGTGTTTCGTGATTTATGGACGGGAGTCTACGTATACATAAACATAATCATGTAAGTTTGAATATAAGtagttttcattaatttcttttcgAAAAAGTTATTTagtaagaaatattttattgctATAGTAACAAGTAATAGTGCATTTGTATTTATTACCTTCTTTGTAAAATGTGTCCTGTTTTTACATTAATTTAATACAGTTATGCAACATTTATCGAAACGTAAATTATTCAAGGGGTAAAATTAAACTAATGAATGATAAATGCAACTTTACACGTTTGACCGACATTTGACACTTTCTACTGCACTTTAATCTTCTAATACGTCTATTTGTGAGTTAACCCGAAGATAATAGATCGGGTGCGTGGAGGATATGAAAGGATTTAGAATCAAGTTACCACCTAATTTTTCAAGCCATACTTAAGATAATGAAAGAAATGTGGAGTATCAGAATATCGATGCAATTGTCCAAGATAATGTTTATCGCAAGAGAGTATTAATTATTTGCATTCATATACATTAGTTATTTATATCAATcctcagttttttattttcgttcttcctaaaaaaatctgtaaaagtgtaaagtatattttcaattctTTGGGCATCCCAAATACAGTTTATTATACTATTGTAGATGATCCAAATATAATCgagcataatttataaaatataatctaatcatatgcatttaaaaaaatacctcTATTTCTGGATTTAGAATGGAACACTTATTTAAACAGAATATAGACTTATAGTGTTATACTGATTCAACTACAGATACATGTAATATgtatatgaaatattataaagaaataaagtaataatattaCTTGCATTAGTAATTGTATTATTAGTTCGCAATACATGCACtttacatattttaatttttagaccATTGTTAGTAATTTGTAGTTTTCTGACTGAAATGGTCTTATTAATACATGAATTTTAGTAAAAGAATATTTCAGAACACAATATATGTATACTTGCTTTGTGTTGCATTCCTTGAGACACCACGTATTCAATTAGTAATTACTTATTATCAATATATGTAtgcttttaaaaatatataatgcttTGGGATTAAGTAAATAACCGATTAATTTGCACGTGCATCGTTCTACTTTTAtagtattaaatattataaaggCGGTAGGCTCTTTACACTcgaatttttaaccgacttcagaaAGGAAGAGGttgtagattcgacccgtatgtatttttttcttatgtttgtCTCCGCATAACTTCTCAGCATatagaccgattttgataatccttttttttcctacactgcatcaacattggcccaatattttgccagttctggttaatactAAAGACTATTGCCACCTAATTGTTATTAGTTTATGTACGTGCGCGCATATCttctcagcatgttgtgtcaatatattatttttgaaaaaattattttttacttcttagtGCATTCTTTTTAAGtcggtttaatattttttattgttaatttctttaatatcttttattgtTAACTTTTTAGATGAGGCGCCGGCTTAAAAAGATTGAGTGTcgtagttaaaaaataatttttagtgcatttttttttaagtcggtttaatttttttttaattttttcattgttAACTACGACTCTCAAtctttttaagtcggcgcctcatcatttccactgtgtaaatctggcaccGACTTAAACAAATCGAGAGTCGTAGactaaataagagaaaaaattattttttccttcttagtgcatttttattctttttaagtcggctttaattatttttattttttttacacactGAATTGAAGTAATTTAGAAAAAtcagttgcaacaaaattaaaactaaGCTATGTACCTAACACGCGAGCTACTTTATTctgtaaatataaattctaaataataaaaCCTAGATCAGTATTCAGAATACACGTGTACAGAATGAAACATTAAATATAagagaattcaaataaaaataaaaaaatataagagaaCTGACGATACGAAGCATTGTTATCTTATAAACAAACGGACAAGAATCATCGCATTCCCTCGCAAATGAACATAATATTCAAATgaagtgaaatatttttctgtgtAGTTAACTACTGACCCAACGTTATGTAACAAAATGTGATTCAACGTCTTTGAAATTTAGGTTACTAAATTGCTAGAAAAAGTTTTATTTGTCGTTAGACacgtaaaattaaatttatttcattcgtcgaataaattaaaaaggaatGTGGGGTAATTAGAACAACCGTAACAGACGAACGGCTGATTGCTTGCCTAGATACTGAATACTGtttattgttagtttaaaaatTGAACACGGCAAAGTCATCTCTACAAAAGTAAGCCACTATCATTTAATCTGCTTTTATTAATAGAGCGAAAATAAGCGGACGCATATCCGTCTGTTTTTACAAACTTGCAATATTTTCAAACTATACATGCTACATATACTGCGTGTTCAAAAGTTAGTCGGTTAATAGGACCTTGTACAGTCCCCGTCGTAGGAAGAAAGCCGAAATGATGAACGCGTCGTTGTTTTTGGACAGCCGCTGTGCGGGCATAACTGACCTACGCAACGCGTGCCGCTGATCACCGAATTGCCGTGCTTCAGGCGTTTCTGACCCGCagctttaaacattaataactaaaaaacgaagcctccaccgcaatttcgttactcttaattttcgtcttattttgtcgCATAAAATCACCCGCACCATCTACTATTTATTAATACCATTATTATTTGTTGCTGAACaccgaaaattctgaaataaagAAGCTAGGTGATCTTACAAATCAGAAGCATGTACAGGAGACTTTTACTGTagggaatattttcacaatattctTGTAATTATCAACTATCTCCTCAGAATAGTAATACAGTACGATTTCCAGAAATCATTCGGGGCAAATCCCATCCTTTTTAATGCAGTGCCTACTATTATAATAATCCATTAATTTGAACATATTTGGATATTCCTCCAAATCCTTCGAACCACTGATAAAATTCGTCAATGGATAAATCTAAGCTTCCCAAAGTTTCTTTAACCCTCAAACATGATCGGCATTTTGGTTCTTTGATTTTATCGTGAAGGCTTTATTTTAATTCATGCAATAtagttttatatacatattctCTAAGTGAATAAGAGAAGATAAGAGGTGTTAATTGAGGCATTAAGGGCAGAACAGAACGTAGATATGCATGGGCAATTAGTTTACTGAAATGCGTGTCTTCGCGAAGAAAGAAGCAGGAGAAGGTTATGCAGGATATTCAGCTGTGAAAAGATATCTGATTAGCTTTGATGTTAATCATTCATGTTGCCCGGCTGCGCAGTTAGCAATAATACATTACACAATAGAATAATTACAATcgacctacctacctacctgccTACAATCTACTGGACTTTGAGGGCCGTGCTAGAACTGTGCCCCTCCTGCGAcacctgtcatttaagaaatcGAATAAGCTCCACCTCGTCTTCTCGATGGAAGCGCATCTGTCAAAGGATTTGATCGCTGTTAACAAATTTACACAAATAATTCGTTCGTCGTTTTTCCTCCCGATTGACTTGTATAAAAATCTCGTGGCAAAGTTTCAAACAGAGGTGAAGTGATTTCGAAGGGGGCATAATTTGATGTcagtaaatttttttgaaggtcaattattaaactattttagcAAAAAGTCGTTAatttaggagatattttaatttcaatattactGTTAAGAAATTTACACAAATAATTCGTTCGTCGTTTTTCCTCCCAATTGACTTGTATAAAAATCTCGTGGCGAAGTTTCAAACAGAGGTGAAGTGATTTCGAAGGGGGCATAATTTGATgacagtaaattttttttgaaggtcAATTATTAAACTATTATAGCAAAAGGTCGTTAatttaggagatattttaatttcaatattactGTGGGTTGAAAgttaattttctcaaaacctAAGCGAGCTAtgataaaattttattctttattttttacttattttttagcGCAATGACAACACTCGTTCACTTGCACCGCCCGTTATGGCGCGCCCTGTATAATAAAGACGAACATAGTGGCTACCACTTTAAtcaagaatataataaatttttggtGTGCAATGTATAAGAATAATTTGTCTAAAGTTAGTCTTTTCTTTCAGCTACGACACGGAAAATGGCATATCTGTAGCTGAACAAGGTGTACCGAAGTATACTGGACCGAATCAGATCGAATCTGTGCGAGGGCAATTTAGTTACACCGCGCCGGACGGTTCGCCAATTTTAGTAAGCTACACTGCGGACGAAAATGGTTTTCAAGCAAGCGGTACCCATCTGCCAACACCACCGCCGATACCAGTTGCGATACAGCGTGCTTTGGCTCACAATGCAGCCCACCCTGAAGAGGAAGAGCCCTACAGAAGATACTAAGAAACATCGTCGCTCATGTCTCGATTATAGCAAACTCATACAAAAATGAATTTAGACAGTACAGCATAGATAAATGAAAGGAGGCCTCTGGAAGAGTGAGCTAATGGCTTTGAAGAATCTTTAATCTCTGTTTGTAAAATTAGTGTAAATTAGGTGCTACCTTACGCATTAATATTTCACGTTGCAAGGCGAATTATCTTAAAGTTATAAAAAGAGAACGGGGATATTATAATTCTAGCTCTATCATAGGGCAGAATAGGTAGAGTATACAGATATACCAAGGGAACTGACCCAGTTTTGACAATATTTAAGTTCTCCTCTGGAGTGATGTTCTTTAAGCACACATTTAAGAGAATTTTGGATCTTATAGCTGCACATGGttcacttatttttaatataacagTGAATATgtagaaattaatttgaaagGTGATATAAAGTTCGGTACGAGCATTGACGTAATAATATTCAGGGACGCGcgtttagaaatttttattttggttcgTCTGTGTTTTTTATACCTGCAagaaaatattcgaaaattgaaaataaaatttggaggTAAAATTAGTCATTTATCACTTAACGATGTAATATCATTAGTCTAGTTAGTACATTCTATGAATACAAgatcataattttttgtttgcaaAAATTGAGACCGTTATTCCTGTTTTGTactaatagtaataattatgctatactattttgttaaaaaattagtttcactTATTTAAATGCTACATTGATTCGAACTTTTAAAGGAACCGATTCGGAATTAAGTAATAGACTGTTGACCTACATTTTCCATGTTGTACTGTCAGATTTGATTTTAACATATTAATCCACGACTTGACCCCAACTTAAAAGCCTGCCACGAAGACTACGAAGTACTTCGCTTTACTGATCCTATTACAAGAAGACTACTTTACTTATCATACCTAGACATACGTCTTATTTAACCTCTAATCAATTTATACTCTTAGAAGTGAGGGAAGTAAGCTTTAAACTTCCACTTTCCTTAAAAGTAAGGACAATCGCATGAGGAAAGAGTGAAAactggaggaggaagaagagcgtAAAGTTAAGCAGAGAGGAGTATGTTTACGTATAACTTTATATAACATTATGGctattttataataatgtataatatatatatgtataaatatatactgAAATGAATACCGTAACCATTTGTGTGTTTCATATGAAAATCACAACCTCTATAGGATGTAATAGATGGATTAGCTTTGTCGTACAAAGTAATatgaaataaatactttttactgtttttataaATAAGTGTATCAACAGGTCTGTAATAAGTATAGAATGTTTTGCAGAATAATCCCCTTTGCGGAAATTAAAActgcgttaataataataaataaaaaaagaaatactttTAACGTATGTAATTCTAGTGAGGAATAAGTATAAGCTGGGGACCAGCTAATGGCACATAATCtgcttctattatattttcttctatAGGTACTTGAACTTTCGAGTCTTACATTCCTCCTGCTCCAATTTATGTTACTCGTTTCTTTTTATCTCCTGTAGTTCCGTTCCCTTCCCTTCTCTCGGTTTTCCTTAACACTTCCCTGCCTCCTGTGTTAACACCTTCCGTGCCGCGGTGGAAATTCAGATCTTTGTTAGGGAAATAACTGAAAAGTGACGAGAAAAGTAGATTGCGATATTCAATTATAGGAAAATAGTAGTTATATTCTTCATAATCGTAAGCCAGGGATCCACCTGCAAGCTAAGCTAATCTAAGCTATTCTATGTTTTTGTCAGAAGCTGAGTTTGCTCCACGTAGCACAAGATTCCCTCGCGCGCAATTTTCCAGAAACACAGTAAGGCACAGCTTTCCTTCTCCACAACCT encodes the following:
- the LOC143374582 gene encoding endocuticle structural glycoprotein SgAbd-1: MKILVVLLGFLAMVHAQVNRYPYNPDYYGRRFAILRQSQDSSPDGSYSYSYDTENGISVAEQGVPKYTGPNQIESVRGQFSYTAPDGSPILVSYTADENGFQASGTHLPTPPPIPVAIQRALAHNAAHPEEEEPYRRY